In the genome of Desulfovibrio desulfuricans, one region contains:
- a CDS encoding glycosyltransferase — MSGSLLNITIPVFNRYHLTQKTLLALRKTAPGISFAITVVDNGSEPALRERLVELRTSGIIDNLFLLPRNMGVSCACNIGWRAVDAPYYMKLDNDMVATTPHWLENIFRLWAHGNSLSIVGPIFEEQKLTGDPGTLHTSDGILGICHGNVPGGATIIPKSVSDTIGYWSEDYGLYGADDGDYGARLECAGIPQYCYDVGHFFEHCGCFDNSEYEDTELNKSREHGLLFNDLDGGVGMFLVNYYLYNMCVRNWKIPLRYRIKDMDGYNVVLEEDPAYEPVKVALRRSKELIDNLRAAGRNNDLYSSAVVRRLKRVWTTCGQGCGD; from the coding sequence ATGAGCGGCTCCCTTCTCAATATCACCATCCCTGTGTTCAACAGGTATCACCTCACCCAAAAAACGCTGCTGGCCCTGCGCAAAACAGCGCCCGGCATCTCTTTTGCGATTACGGTGGTAGACAACGGCAGCGAGCCTGCCCTGCGTGAACGGCTGGTGGAATTGCGCACCAGCGGGATTATCGACAATCTTTTTTTACTGCCGCGCAACATGGGCGTATCGTGCGCCTGCAACATCGGCTGGCGCGCTGTAGACGCGCCGTATTACATGAAGCTGGACAACGATATGGTGGCCACGACGCCCCACTGGCTTGAAAATATTTTCAGGCTGTGGGCGCACGGCAATTCCCTGTCCATTGTGGGGCCGATTTTTGAAGAGCAAAAACTGACGGGCGATCCCGGCACGCTCCACACGTCCGACGGCATTCTTGGCATCTGCCATGGCAATGTGCCGGGGGGCGCTACCATCATCCCCAAGTCAGTGTCCGACACCATCGGCTACTGGAGTGAAGATTACGGCCTTTACGGCGCGGACGACGGCGATTACGGGGCCCGGCTCGAATGCGCGGGCATACCGCAGTACTGCTACGACGTGGGCCATTTTTTTGAACACTGCGGCTGCTTTGACAATTCGGAGTACGAAGACACGGAGCTGAACAAGAGCCGCGAGCACGGCCTGCTGTTCAATGATCTGGACGGCGGCGTGGGCATGTTTTTGGTCAACTACTACCTGTACAACATGTGCGTGCGCAACTGGAAGATACCCCTGCGCTATCGCATCAAGGATATGGACGGCTACAACGTCGTACTGGAGGAAGACCCCGCCTACGAACCCGTCAAGGTGGCCCTGCGCCGCAGCAAAGAGCTGATCGACAACCTCAGGGCAGCTGGCCGCAACAATGACCTGTATTCCAGTGCCGTGGTGCGCCGCCTCAAAAGGGTGTGGACTACCTGCGGGCAGGGCTGCGGCGACTAG